The following coding sequences are from one Gossypium hirsutum isolate 1008001.06 chromosome A12, Gossypium_hirsutum_v2.1, whole genome shotgun sequence window:
- the LOC107923551 gene encoding lysophospholipid acyltransferase LPEAT2 — translation MAEHDLTSPLLSPRFSDQPQTVLAVDEDSEPSDQFPSNHQPPLQTHNEEKTTLTSPNPYAFLGSDGHSVPAPTTVDPFRNGTPFISGVYEAVKIVLCLPIMLLRLVLFGACLAVGYIATRIALEGWKDKQNPMPKWRCRIMWVTRICARIILFSFGYQWIRRKGKPAPREIAPIVVSNHVSYIEPIFYFYELFPTIVASESHDSMPFVGTIIRAMQVIYVNRFSPASRKNAVNEIKRRASCDKFPRVLLFPEGTTTNGKVLISFQLGAFIPGHPIQPIIVHYPHVHFDQSWGLISLAKLMFRMFTQFHNYMEVEYLPIIMPPDNEKLSAVHFAERTGQAMASALNVVQTSHSYGDLMLLMKAAELQQERPWSYMVEMARIESMYHISSLEAVDFLDKFLSMNPDTSGCVKLHDFSRGLRLKACKLSEEIFGFLDVEKNGSITFKQFLVGVAHVMKQPLFMQACELAFAECDVRGDNYCMKEELSNILRHAVPDLNEDEVHGLLSLFDSNTDGRISRDDFITCLRKNPLLIALFSPRLLQKNFSRGGDRMLEDIV, via the exons ATGGCGGAACATGATCTTACTTCACCTCTCCTTTCCCCCCGATTTTCCGATCAACCCCAAACCGTCCTCGCTGTCGATGAAGATTCCGAACCCTCCGATCAATTTCCGTCCAATCATCAACCTCCCCTCCAAACGCACAACGAGGAGAAAACCACCCTCACTTCTCCCAACCCCTACGCTTTTCTCGGGTCGGATGGACACTCTGTTCCGGCACCGACAACCGTCGACCCGTTTCGAAACGGAACGCCGTTTATTTCTGGGGTTTACGAGGCAGTAAAGATCGTACTGTGTTTGCCGATAATGTTACTGAGATTGGTCTTGTTTGGGGCATGTTTGGCTGTAGGGTATATTGCTACTAGGATAGCATTAGAAGGGTGGAAAGATAAACAAAACCCAATGCCTAAATGGCGGTGTAGAATCATGTGGGTCACTAGAATTTGTGCTCGGATTATACTTTTCTCTTTTGG TTACCAATGGATTAGAAGAAAAGGGAAACCAGCTCCAAGAGAGATTGCTCCAATTGTTGTATCTAATCATGTATCATATATTGAACCTATATTTTATTTCTACGAATTGTTTCCTACAATTGTTGCTTCAGAGTCACATGATTCAATGCCTTTTGTTGGAACTATTATTAGAGCAATGCAG GTGATATATGTTAATAGATTCTCACCGGCATCAAGAAAGAACGCTGTAAACGAAATAAAG AGAAGGGCTTCATGTGATAAATTTCCTAGAGTTCTACTATTTCCCGAGGGAACCACGACTAATGGGAAGGTACTTATTTCGTTTCAACTCGGTGCATTCATCCCTGGTCATCCGATTCAACCTATAATCGTTCATTATCCTCATGTACACTTTGATCAATCCTG GGGGCTTATATCTTTGGCTAAGCTCATGTTTAGAATGTTTACTCAGTTTCATAATTACATGGAG GTAGAATATCTCCCTATCATTATGCCCCCTGATAATGAAAAACTAAGTGCTGTCCACTTTGCTGAGAGG ACTGGTCAAGCTATGGCAAGTGCTCTTAATGTCGTACAAACATCTCATTCGTATGGGGATTTAATGCTCCTAATGAAAGCTGCTGAACTGCAACAA GAAAGGCCTTGGAGTTATATGGTTGAAATGGCCAGGATTGAATCA ATGTACCATATAAGCAGCTTGGAGGCCGTGGACTTTCTGGATAAGTTTCTTTCCATGAATCCGGACACTAG TGGCTGTGTTAAACTTCATGATTTTTCGAGGGGCCTACGACTAAAGGCATGTAAACTTTCTGAAGAG ATTTTTGGGTTCCTTGATGTGGAGAAGAATGGATCAATTACATTCAAGCAG TTTTTAGTCGGGGTAGCTCATGTTATGAAGCAACCACTATTCATGCAAGCGTGTGAATTAGCGTTTGCCGAATGTGATGTTAGGGGAGATAACTACTGCATGAAGGAAGAA TTATCAAACATCCTTAGACATGCAGTTCCAGACTTGAATGAAGATGAG GTCCATGGACTGTTGAGCCTATTTGATTCAAACACTGATGGGAGAATCAGCAGGGATGACTTCATTACCTGTCTGAGAAAAAACCCTTTGTTGATAGCATTGTTCTCACCCAGATTGCTGCAAAAGAACTTCTCCAGAGGTGGTGATAGAATGTTGGAGGATATTGTTTGA